The Coregonus clupeaformis isolate EN_2021a unplaced genomic scaffold, ASM2061545v1 scaf0327, whole genome shotgun sequence genome includes a region encoding these proteins:
- the si:dkey-19b23.7 gene encoding uncharacterized protein si:dkey-19b23.7 isoform X1, protein MSSGSKREREQRKKLQHFLTDLALLGSLQGFRYFQPWLRGREELLLTVVNEDLGWRSPRFMVSAASSFSSSSSSSSTSSTYSLASDTSSPLPGDHQGPHQGPQGPQSMPRKQQHSSQGPHHHAHKGSSEAHLLPASPSEREIAVPEVNCTLFLLAGYAKYGRPYAWIRSNHERLVNIGGTDSMVKDTPMKLKAITDWGSQGIRVWDVVSELVCLCTVPSPSNPFALDMRYLKNLPLPERFLVSGALLNFLETYAVYGNRDELHYDKVVEEVKSLRRLHVQTLSEVQRRPGRSTRPATPASGESSEEE, encoded by the exons ATGAGCAGTGGCAGT aagcgagagagagaacagaggaaaaAACTGCAGCACTTTCTGACAGACCTGGCCTTATTGGGATCATTGCAG GGTTTCCGGTACTTTCAACCTtggctgagggggagagaggagctacTCCTGACTGTAGTCAATGAAGACCTG GGTTGGCGTTCCCCTCGGTTCATGGTGTCGGCAGCCTCCTCCTTCAGTAGCAGTTCCTCATCCAGCAGCACCAGTAGCACCTACAGCCTGGCTAGTGACACCAGCTCCCCCCTGCCTGGGGACCACCAGGGGCCTCATCAAGGCCCTCAGGGGCCACAAAGCATGCCAAGGAAGCAGCAGCACTCATCACAGGGGCCCCACCACCATGCCCACAA GGGCAGCAGTGAGGCCCATCTCCTACCAGCCTCCCCCAGTGAAAGAGAGATTGCAGTGCCT GAAGTGAATTGCACTCTTTTCCTATTGGCTGGCTACGCCAAGTATGGTCGCCCGTACGCCTGGATAAGGTCCAATCACGAGCGCCTGGTCAACATCGGAGGCACTGATTCAATGGTCAAGGACACACCCATGAAACTCAAGGCCATCACGGACTGGGGATCACAAG GAATACGGGTATGGGATGTAGTGAGTGAGCTGGTGTGCCTGTGCACTGTTCCATCTCCCTCCAACCCCTTTGCCCTGGACATGCGCTACCTGAAAAACCTTCCTCTCCCAGAGCGCTTCCTGGTCTCTGGGGCTCTGCTTAACTTCCTGGAAACCTACGCTGTCTATGGCAACCGGGATGAGCTGCACTACGACAAAG tcgtAGAAGAGGTGAAGTCTCTGAGGCGTCTCCATGTCCAGACTCTGTCTGAGGTCCAGAGGAGACCGGGCAGAAGCACCAGGCCAGCCACTCCCGCTTCAGGAGAGTCCTCAGAGGAAGAGTGA
- the si:dkey-19b23.7 gene encoding uncharacterized protein si:dkey-19b23.7 isoform X2, whose amino-acid sequence MKTWVGVPLGSWCRQPPPSVAVPHPAAPVAPTAWLVTPAPPCLGTTRGLIKALRGHKACQGSSSTHHRGPTTMPTSEASCKGSSEAHLLPASPSEREIAVPEVNCTLFLLAGYAKYGRPYAWIRSNHERLVNIGGTDSMVKDTPMKLKAITDWGSQGIRVWDVVSELVCLCTVPSPSNPFALDMRYLKNLPLPERFLVSGALLNFLETYAVYGNRDELHYDKVVEEVKSLRRLHVQTLSEVQRRPGRSTRPATPASGESSEEE is encoded by the exons ATGAAGACCTG GGTTGGCGTTCCCCTCGGTTCATGGTGTCGGCAGCCTCCTCCTTCAGTAGCAGTTCCTCATCCAGCAGCACCAGTAGCACCTACAGCCTGGCTAGTGACACCAGCTCCCCCCTGCCTGGGGACCACCAGGGGCCTCATCAAGGCCCTCAGGGGCCACAAAGCATGCCAAGGAAGCAGCAGCACTCATCACAGGGGCCCCACCACCATGCCCACAAGTGAGGCGTCATGCAA GGGCAGCAGTGAGGCCCATCTCCTACCAGCCTCCCCCAGTGAAAGAGAGATTGCAGTGCCT GAAGTGAATTGCACTCTTTTCCTATTGGCTGGCTACGCCAAGTATGGTCGCCCGTACGCCTGGATAAGGTCCAATCACGAGCGCCTGGTCAACATCGGAGGCACTGATTCAATGGTCAAGGACACACCCATGAAACTCAAGGCCATCACGGACTGGGGATCACAAG GAATACGGGTATGGGATGTAGTGAGTGAGCTGGTGTGCCTGTGCACTGTTCCATCTCCCTCCAACCCCTTTGCCCTGGACATGCGCTACCTGAAAAACCTTCCTCTCCCAGAGCGCTTCCTGGTCTCTGGGGCTCTGCTTAACTTCCTGGAAACCTACGCTGTCTATGGCAACCGGGATGAGCTGCACTACGACAAAG tcgtAGAAGAGGTGAAGTCTCTGAGGCGTCTCCATGTCCAGACTCTGTCTGAGGTCCAGAGGAGACCGGGCAGAAGCACCAGGCCAGCCACTCCCGCTTCAGGAGAGTCCTCAGAGGAAGAGTGA